The Silurus meridionalis isolate SWU-2019-XX chromosome 18, ASM1480568v1, whole genome shotgun sequence genome includes the window CTTTCTTAGAAGTCACGTGATGCACTGGAGTCGCTGTCAGAAAGCTCGAGCTTCTTCCGCCTGCCGCACTCTCGCTCGCACACACGCGCGCATGCGCGCCAGACACTTTGGGTCACACTTATCTGGCGTAATTGGACTTAAGGTACTTTCACGTCTAACCCACTCGCGCATACGCAGCAACCCCCCCCCAataaacccattttttttttcatgctccgtcacacatatttatataatttctaatatataacataatatgCACGCACGTGGACGCTCCACAACACACACGCCCAACCGGACGCGCATGCGCAGCAAACCCCGAAGCCcattatacacacatcatattcatatatataaatataaataaataggtaaataaataaattactataaataaattagtgaAGATTTGTGGTTTATTATCTGAACATCACTCCAATAGTAACTGTTggattattcatattatttacacacacacacacacacacacacgcacacacacacacgtacgtaTTGGGGGGcgcaaaaataaacacagacatTAAACGTCAAACATTTCCcatgaaatatgtttttttcatatacacttttattaaacacactacAATGAGAGCATCATTATTTCAGTTCATCCAGATGTTGAGCGATCTGTGGAGGACTTCTCAAGGTCTTCTGGTCCATGTCTCCATCGAGCTCTCTTTATGCTCTTCAGTGGTGGGCTTCAAACTTTGTGGTACAGTCGGGTGGTGGGGGacccacacacactgctatATGCACAGACGCTCATGCTCatgctctctcgctctctctctctctctctctcttgtacacacactaacacactccaCCTCTCAGttattggtgtgtgttgtgtggagAAACAGAAGCGTACTGCAGGCTgtactctctctcactcgcagCTCTTCTGATGCTGTGTCTCAGAGCAAACTCGCTGCTGCACTGGACCTCACAATGTTTCCCATCAGAGCCGCTGAAAACGTCTCTGTAGGCCTCCAGGGTCTCAGCTGAGGGTCGAGTGATCAGCACCTGGTGAAGACCTTCTGCCCTCTGCCTCACCTGCGACAGAGACTGGGAGaggacaaacacaaaaaaaaagtttgtggacacctttttcaacatctcattccacagcAACAAGTGCTTGTCTTGTAAAGGTGCTACAGCACACCCTGCGGTCAGGACTGTGTAACTGCAGCTGGAATTAAATATTTCAACCAGTCatctctatgaagatctgctttccatggattGGATGTgtatggaagatcttgagtggcctcctatagagctcaaacccttTTGAACGAATGATTCTGGTGGaacaaaatctggtgaaacatcttcctggaagagtggagcttattataagtgCAAACGGAGACTAAatatgaaatgggatgttcaaaaagaagcacatagccaTATTTTAATCGTGAGTAGTACAGGTATATTcaggtgtgtatgtgctgcTTACCTTCACGACTGTAGCCGCTTGTTTGAACATCCTCGGTGCCGTGGCAGAAACGTTGCTCATTATGGCGTCTACGAAAAGGAAATAAATTCGGTGTCGAAACTCATCATTCTCAATCAATCGAAAGTGAACACTTACCCTGAACGGGATCTCGCTTCACTTCCTGGGGCTTCACCGTGCTTTCGAACAAACCCTACAGCAAGCATGAACAACAAGAAAGCAGCAGGGAACGATTGTGTATTATTCCAGATTtgacatatttatataaaaaaaagaataaagggtTTCTCCCAAACCATGAGTTTGCGCTCGGCTTTCAGGGACCGGACGAAGTACGGCAGAATTTTCTTCGGGTAGACGCTGCGTTTCCAGCTGGTCTGGACGATCTTGTCATCCAGCAGGTCGTCCACGGTGCTGCACTCGAATTCTGTAGGAGCATCGGAGCCCAAAACACGATACACAAGCTCAGGCACATTTCATATTAACGGGTTGGGATTAGAGTTGCAAAAGGGGCAGAAATTTTCcagtaaaaaatgacaaattaccaggaatttatgggaattaatatataaactgtatcattcCGCAAATTTTGAAAAgaattcccattaattcctggtaagtttccaacttgaaATATTTCCCAAAAAAGTTGTCTCCTATAACCAGAGCTAAATTTATAGTGTTGATTATGTTTGTACTTATAAGAGTCACCAACATCTGGaatcaaattccttgtgtgtgtcaacacatctgggccaataaacctgattctgagaTTCTTCACCACTTCACACACTCCTACTGACTTTGCTCCACCTCCCCAGGTTTCCCACTGTCCCCAAATATAACGATATGCACCGGTGTAACAACAaatggataaaataaataaataaacaaatcgagcagctggtttatttaaaagcactTCACTGTCAGTGACGTCTTTATTATTCCCAAGACagttaatcaatcaattaattatcaattaatcaatcagaCCTTCACTGTTCTCCTCTGCTGCTTCCTCCCTGGATAAACCTCCAACACTGATGTTCTCCTGTACTGCAATCTCGAAATTCTGGAAAGACAATACAGAAATGgtgatatatttaataatataaatacaaagcatgacacacagacacacagacaaacacagacacacagacaaacacaaacagacacagacacagacacagacacacacacacacacacacacacacacacacacacacacacacacacacacacacgtttatatgTGTATGAAAGATCTCGTGCCCACCAGCATCATTTCCTCCACCATCTTCTGCACGTCGCTTTGGTTCAGTTCCGGTTGCCGCTCCAGCAATTTTCCAAACAAACTTTTATACTTTGCGAGTTGATCAGTAACTATTCTTTTGGATTTGACGTTCACTCGAACATCATGGTGTCTCTCcgcttctgctgctgctgctgctgcttctgctgctgctgctgctgctgcttcttctcctcctcctcctcctcctggtgCTGCTGCCATGTCCGCCATGTTCAGCGCCAAATTTTCAAAACAACGCATGTACCGGAAGCGGAAATGCTTTAAAACCCGAACCCGGAAGCGGAATTCTTCTttcaaacttttgttttttttgctcgaTTTTCTTTAAtacagattattttttaaattattgtttgattactaaaaaaatgataaaaaatgttacaccaaaaatatcttttttttaggtgtgttatttttctctcaatttattatgggggaaaaaaacccaacacacaACAATCAGCAGaattatgtaatataaaatacagaaataaatataaacagatcaaatcaaatgaaatcaaataaaggatggaaggaaggaatgatgAATGGGCACATACAgagataaatatatacatacgtaTACAATAAAACTATAGgaagatgaaaggaaagaagaatTGAAGGATTAAAGGGTgtatataaatgaaagaataaGAATGAATAAAGGAAATAGACAAATGAAAAGATCAGgcaggaaagaaggaaggaaggaaggaagacaggaaggaaggaaggacagagATGGGTACAtttaaagaagaggaaaaagaaaggaagaaaagacagacagatgagaAAAAACAGGagcgaataaaaaaaaggatggaagga containing:
- the nsl1 gene encoding kinetochore-associated protein NSL1 homolog, giving the protein MADMAAAPGGGGGGEEAAAAAAAEAAAAAAEAERHHDVRVNVKSKRIVTDQLAKYKSLFGKLLERQPELNQSDVQKMVEEMMLNFEIAVQENISVGGLSREEAAEENSEEFECSTVDDLLDDKIVQTSWKRSVYPKKILPYFVRSLKAERKLMGLFESTVKPQEVKRDPVQDAIMSNVSATAPRMFKQAATVVKSLSQVRQRAEGLHQVLITRPSAETLEAYRDVFSGSDGKHCEVQCSSEFALRHSIRRAASEREYSLQYASVSPHNTHQ